Below is a window of Polyangiaceae bacterium DNA.
CTGAAGGTGGCCTCGAAGACCTTCGTGCCGTCCTGCCAGGTGACCATCACGCCTTCGTGGTAGTTGATGTAGATGGTGGTGCGTACCCACTTGCCCATGGGAAAGCCGGGTGCGTTCGGGGCGAAGGTCACGGTGCCGCCGGTGTTCTTGATGTGTGCCGGCGTCAGCTTGTTCGAGGTGTCCTCGAGCCCGAGGGTGATCACGTTGTCCTTCCAGCCGCAGTCGTTGTTCACGGTCCAGAAGCTGAACCACTTCCCGTTCTGGAACGCGTACGGCGCCTCCAGCCAGCTCCAGTAGGTGTTCACCACGCCGTTCGGTGCGTCGATGCCGCTGCCCTGGTTGGTGTACGCGGGAACCACGCTGTCGCCGGCGAACTGCAGGCCGCCGTAGCCGCGGTGCGATTGGGTGTCCGCGCAGGTGATCTCGGAGCGGTGCGAGTGCGTGGGGCTGTTCGCCTGCGCGGTGGAGAAGCCGTTGTCGTGGCAGAAGCCGTTGTTCCAGTTCTTGTCGTAGGTCTTGCTGGTCCAGCGCGAGTAGTCGCCGGTCTCGAAGTCCTCGAACCACAGACGCTTGGCGTCGAAGCAAGGCGCGCCGCCGCTGCCGGCGCTGCCGCCGGTCCCGCTGCCACCGCCCGCGCCGCCGCTGCCGCTCGCACCGCCAGTGCCTCCTCCCGCTCCGCTGGTGCCGCCGGTGGCACCACCGCCGCTCCCGCCGACGGCGCCGCCGCTGCCGGACGCGCCACCCGTGCCACCGCCCGAGCTCGAGTCGTCGCCGCCGCAGGCGCTGGCGCCGAGCGCCAGTCCGAACACGATCACCAGGCCCCGCGCGTCGAGCATGCCCAAGAGTCGCCCCTGGGCCGGCGTTGTCAAGGCGCGTCTCACCAACGCTTGGACGAGAAGCGGATGTTCGGGTCGGTGTAGCTCGGGTCGGCGATGTCCGGCGCGGAGCCGAGCTTGGTCTTGGCCTCGCCGTACTTGCCGCCGTCCGCCAGATCCGTCGCAACCACGCCCCAGTGCAGCGCGCGGGAAGAACAGGTGAGTACGCAGGCCGGGATGCGCTTCTCCTGGGGCAGAGTGGTCGAGTTGATGCGGTGGAGGCAGCCCGTGCACTTGTCCATGATGCCGAGCTCGGCGTCGAACTGGGGCGCGCCGTACGGGCAGGCTGCCTCGCAGCGCCGGCAGCCGATACAATCGACGCCGTTGACTGGGTCCTCCGACTTGCTCGGCTTGATGTAAACGATGCCCGTGTTCGGATCCTTGGCGTAACGCTTCACCGGGCAGGCGTTGAGGCATCCCGGGGTCGTGCAGTGGTTGCAGGCCATGGACACGAAGCGCCGGGCCGGCTTGCCGCCGACCAGCGAGTCGTGGACCAAGAGCCTCCGCCGCATCAGCCCGGGCGGAAGGTCGTACTCCTGTGCACAGGCAGCCTCGCACGCGCGGCAGCCGATGCAGTTCGCGATGTTCAGGTGAAATCCGTACTGCGGCATGGTCGGTCTCCTTCGCGCGTCATCCGATCTTGTAGACCCGGCACGCGGCTTCCTTGTGTACCGCTTGTCCCGAGTGGACCTCGGCTCGGCCCTTCAAGAGCCAGCCGTCGTGCGAACCCCTGCCGATGGCGTTCTTGCCGAGCGCCCAGTGGCCGAAGCCGCGGACCCAGCCCACGCACTCCGGATGGATCATCGGCGCGACGTGCGCGCGCGCTTCGACCAGGCCGTCCGGCGACTCGACCATCACTCGGTCGTTCTCACCGATCCCCAGCGCGGTGGCCTTGATGGGGTGGATGATCAGGCGGTTCTCACCGCGCAGGGTCAAGAGCCAGCCGTTGTTGAAGGTGCGGGTGTGGGTGTGCTCGACCTCCTTCCACGACAGGAAGTAGAGCGGGTACGCCGAGGTCGGGACGTCGATGGGCGGGACGTAATACGGCAGCGGGTGGTAGTTGGCGTTGCCGGTGACCGTGACGTTGCCGGGCTTTATGGCTCCGGTCCACGCGCTCGCGAGCAGCGGATCCCAGAACTGAGCGAAGCGCGTCTGCGTCGCGAAACCGCCTTGGAACGGCTCGCCCTGCGGCAGGCTGTAGCTACCGCCTCCTTGGTCCACCACCTTGGTCGGATCGACCACGATGCCGACGGCACTCGTGCCCTGGAGCACGGTGTAGCTGACCGACGCGGTGCCGGCGGTGTTCTTCTTCACGCTCATGGTCGAGGTGTCGAACGTCTTGGCCGACTTGTACGAGTCGGTCTTGCTGCCACCGGCGGGGCCCGTCTCCACCCAGACGGCGTTCTTCTTCAGGTCGGCCCAGCTCATCTGGTTGGCCCACGGCTGGCCGCCGTTGCCGGTCGCCATGAAGCTCTCCCACTCGGTCCTCAGCCAGTTCTCGTCGTTGTCGTTCTTACCCGGTTGGTCTCCGAACCCCACCAGTCCCATGGCCTTGCCGAGGTCGATGACGAACTGCGCCTCCGGCCGGCCTCCGACCCAGCTCTTCACCACCGGTTGCCGCAGTCCCACGGCGTAGAAGGTCCCCCAGACGGCGTTGAAGTCGAAGCGCTCCAGGTAGTTCGCACCCGGGATGATGATGTCGGCCATCAGCGCCGTCTCGCTCAGGTGCGTGTCGACGCAGACGATGAAGTCCATCATCTCGAGCGCGTCCATCACCTTCTGCGCGTTCGGGGTGCTCATGACCAGGTTCTGGAACACGATCACCGCCGCCTTGATCGGGTATGGATTTCCCAGGAAGTCCTTCTGCTCGAGCATCCGGTTGATCGTCTCGACGTAGATCCCGGAGCCGTGGCTGTAGAGGTACTTCTTCGTGTACTTGACGCCCGAGATGGTCACGTCGTCGCGGCCGTCCACGCGCCACTTGTCCTTGGGCGGAAAGGTCGGCTTCAGGTTGCTCGGGCTGGCGCGGCGCGGGAAGCGCAGAGTGCCGTTGGCGTCCACGGCGCCGAACAGGAGTGGCAGGCAGGCGATGGCCCGACCGCCCTGAGTCGCGTTGGTGTGGTGGCCCGGGCCGCTCCAGCTGTCGATGAGGATCTTGCGTCCCGCGGTGTAGGCGTTCTCGAGGGTGGTCGCGATTTGGTCGATCTCCGCCGTGGCGATGCCGGTGATGCCGGCGGCCCAGGCCGAGTCCTTGACCACGCTGTCGTACGTCCCGTCGCCGTCCAGGTACTTGACGAACTCCTCGAATCCGTAGGTGTACTTCGCGACCCAGGCGTCGTCGTACTTGCCGCTCTTGATCACATGGCGGGCGATGGCGAGCGCCAAGGCGCCGTCGGTTCCGGGCAGCGGCGAGACCCACTGCGTCGCCTTGGAGGCCGTGGTGTTGAACACGGGGTCGACGTAGATGAACTGCTTGTCGCCGCCGTCCGAGGCCTTCTTGGACATGCCCCGCGAGAAGATGGCGGCTAGGTGGATCCACTTGATCGCGGACAGGAAGTTCCAGCCGAAGATCAGCATCGTGTCGGCGCCCTCCATGTCGGAAAGCGGGCGATCGTTGCCGAGCACGCTCTTGAACGCGCTCTTGCGCGACGTGTCGCACAGGTTCGCGTGATTCGAGTAGTTCGGCGAGCCGAAGGCGTCGCAGAAGTTCGACTGGGTGTGGGTGAACGAGTGGTCCTCGCTGAACCAGACCAGCGACGAAGCGCCATACTTGGCCTTGATGGTCTTGAGCCGCATCGCGCACTCCGAGATGGCCTCGGTCCAGGTGATGGGCTCGTACTGACCGGAGCCCCGGGGGCCCACGCGCCGGAGCGGTGTCTTGATCCGGTCCGGGTCGTACAGGGAGCGCAGACCCGAGTTGCCCTTGCAGCACAGCCTCCCCAGATCGCCGCCGGTCTGGGCTTGCGTGAAGAAGTCGTTCGGGGCCGCGCCGTTCACGTTGGCGACGTTGTTCGGATTGGTCTTCAGCGGCTCGATCTTCTTCGCCACGCCGTTCTCGACGAAGACCTCGATCCCGCACTGCCCGCCGCACATGTTGCAGCCGCTGGGGATCCAGGCGCCGGATGCCGAGTAGTCCTTGTACTCGGCGGCCTCGGCGGCGTTCACGCCGAGGCTTCCGTTCTTGTTCACCAGCTGCGCCGATACGGCGGCAGCTGAGCCCACGGCGCAACCTCGGAAGAAGTTGCGCCGGTTCATCCTGAACTTGGCGGCGCGCTCGATCGCCTTGGTGAAGTTCTGAGCCTCTTGTGCCCGGAGCGTCGGAAGCTTCTTGCCTGACATGACTCTAGTCCTCCAGATTCAGGGGAAAGTCGCCGGGTAGTTGCCGTGGCAGACGGAGCATTTGGCGACGTCCACCTGCTTGCGGAGGCTCCATCCGGAGCTGTTGCCCCAGCCGCCGGGGTTGACCTCCACTGCGCTGTGACAGCCCGAGAGGCAGTCGAGCTCGGAGTGCTTCTTGAGACCGTGGAAAGGCAGGAGCGGCGGGCTCGCGGTGCCGGTGGTCTTGAAGCCCTGCATGTCCGTGTGGCAGACCTTGCAGTTCGCCGTCTTGTAGATGGCCGTGGCCTGCTTGTGGATCGCGTGGAGGTTCACCTCGCCCGGGTCCCAGCGCAGCACGCGCACCTTCACGCTCGTCGTTTCGCCCTGCTTGACCACCACGGTCTCCTGCGGCGAGTCCACCAGCTGCGTGTCGAGCGCGACCGTGTCGGTGGTGATGCTCACCGCGGCCGAGGTCGCGGAGACCTCGTACACGCCAGCCGGCACCGCCAGCGTGACCTCGCCGTATTTGTCGGTCGTGCCAGTGGCGGCGTTCGGCTCCAGGCTGACGTCCGCCTTCTCCAGCGGCGCCCGGGTCTCGCGGTCGATGACTCGGATCAGGAGCGCGGTCGTCCCCGCGTCGGGCTCCACTCCGCCGTCACCCCCGACGCCGCCGTCGCCGGGCGGCCCACCTTCGCCCGGCGGCCCCGCTTCGCCCGGCGGCCCCGCCTCGCCCGGCGGACCCGCTTCGCCAGCCGGACCTGGCGCGCCCGAGTCGCCGTTGGTCCCCTTGGCTCCCTTCGCGCCAGGGTCGCCGTCACATGCGAAAGCCGCCAGGCTCGAGACCAGCGTGGCCAGGCAGAGTAGCTCGACGTGTCGCCTCGTCATGGTGTTTCTCCGTTCACCGACGCGCCCGCGAGTGCAGGCGGCGTGCCACGCAGATCACAGCGACAAAGCGCGTCTCCGCGCGCAAGGCACGTTACGGACGTCGGACGCGCGCGCGCCCGGCGTTACCCACGGGTAACGGAAACTTCAGCGCGCTCAGCGTGGCTCGCGCCGCTTGAGCTTCTCCCA
It encodes the following:
- a CDS encoding 4Fe-4S dicluster domain-containing protein, with the protein product MPQYGFHLNIANCIGCRACEAACAQEYDLPPGLMRRRLLVHDSLVGGKPARRFVSMACNHCTTPGCLNACPVKRYAKDPNTGIVYIKPSKSEDPVNGVDCIGCRRCEAACPYGAPQFDAELGIMDKCTGCLHRINSTTLPQEKRIPACVLTCSSRALHWGVVATDLADGGKYGEAKTKLGSAPDIADPSYTDPNIRFSSKRW
- a CDS encoding molybdopterin-dependent oxidoreductase — protein: MSGKKLPTLRAQEAQNFTKAIERAAKFRMNRRNFFRGCAVGSAAAVSAQLVNKNGSLGVNAAEAAEYKDYSASGAWIPSGCNMCGGQCGIEVFVENGVAKKIEPLKTNPNNVANVNGAAPNDFFTQAQTGGDLGRLCCKGNSGLRSLYDPDRIKTPLRRVGPRGSGQYEPITWTEAISECAMRLKTIKAKYGASSLVWFSEDHSFTHTQSNFCDAFGSPNYSNHANLCDTSRKSAFKSVLGNDRPLSDMEGADTMLIFGWNFLSAIKWIHLAAIFSRGMSKKASDGGDKQFIYVDPVFNTTASKATQWVSPLPGTDGALALAIARHVIKSGKYDDAWVAKYTYGFEEFVKYLDGDGTYDSVVKDSAWAAGITGIATAEIDQIATTLENAYTAGRKILIDSWSGPGHHTNATQGGRAIACLPLLFGAVDANGTLRFPRRASPSNLKPTFPPKDKWRVDGRDDVTISGVKYTKKYLYSHGSGIYVETINRMLEQKDFLGNPYPIKAAVIVFQNLVMSTPNAQKVMDALEMMDFIVCVDTHLSETALMADIIIPGANYLERFDFNAVWGTFYAVGLRQPVVKSWVGGRPEAQFVIDLGKAMGLVGFGDQPGKNDNDENWLRTEWESFMATGNGGQPWANQMSWADLKKNAVWVETGPAGGSKTDSYKSAKTFDTSTMSVKKNTAGTASVSYTVLQGTSAVGIVVDPTKVVDQGGGSYSLPQGEPFQGGFATQTRFAQFWDPLLASAWTGAIKPGNVTVTGNANYHPLPYYVPPIDVPTSAYPLYFLSWKEVEHTHTRTFNNGWLLTLRGENRLIIHPIKATALGIGENDRVMVESPDGLVEARAHVAPMIHPECVGWVRGFGHWALGKNAIGRGSHDGWLLKGRAEVHSGQAVHKEAACRVYKIG